The proteins below are encoded in one region of Clostridium fermenticellae:
- a CDS encoding DUF2326 domain-containing protein translates to MLIEMSSPVFIEKGVVRPPIVFKEGLNVVLGREDGTNSIDKSSVLLAIDFVFGGNTYIASDGVKHIGDHTIFFTFKFEGKEYYFARNTASAEEVQICSKGYSLTGKVKTRQEFVDWLKKKYQMDFPGLSFRSTLSSFLRVYGKDNTNERKPLYGIPGDGMQKSIDRLVKLFDRYRDIEDFTSRLEEQKKKLSAYREARKYHFVSDLVGGKEKYDENLAEIHSLQVELDILTSERVSTCSEEDIEKNKLKSDLKDKKFRLEESIESKKRRLNLLDMSLSYGLYPTEADLSGLQEFFPDVNLRKLYEVEGYHKKLSTILDGQFAAEHESVQHEIENLQSQVESVEVQIRELGMVGNLSKEFLDRHSEIKGKIDALKTQNKAYLTLTDLQDARKKADDMLKGAIETILADIEQAINDKMKEYNDSLFLEPHKCPHLHFNEYNSYRFETPDDTGTGSNYKGMVIFDLAVLNLTALPAITHDSLILKNISDGSIDGIMKIYANSKKQIFIAFDKQDAYTPETRKIVSDNKILKLSNNHCELYGQSWNVEEAQNEDKL, encoded by the coding sequence ATGCTTATAGAAATGAGTTCTCCCGTGTTCATAGAGAAAGGAGTTGTAAGACCTCCAATTGTATTTAAAGAAGGACTTAATGTTGTTCTTGGAAGAGAGGATGGTACGAATTCTATAGATAAATCGTCCGTGCTGCTTGCTATCGACTTTGTATTCGGTGGAAACACCTATATTGCAAGTGATGGTGTCAAGCACATCGGTGATCATACTATTTTCTTTACTTTTAAATTTGAAGGAAAAGAATATTACTTTGCCAGAAATACTGCTTCAGCGGAGGAAGTGCAGATTTGCTCAAAAGGCTATAGTCTTACCGGAAAGGTAAAAACTCGTCAGGAATTTGTTGATTGGCTCAAGAAAAAATACCAGATGGATTTTCCGGGGCTGTCATTTCGCTCTACGCTTAGTAGTTTCTTACGTGTATATGGTAAAGATAATACAAATGAACGCAAACCGTTATATGGAATTCCCGGAGACGGTATGCAGAAATCAATAGATCGACTGGTTAAACTCTTTGACCGATACAGGGATATCGAGGACTTCACAAGCAGACTGGAGGAACAAAAGAAAAAGCTATCTGCGTATCGAGAAGCTCGTAAATATCATTTTGTATCAGACCTCGTCGGTGGAAAAGAAAAATACGATGAAAATCTTGCAGAGATTCATTCTCTACAAGTGGAACTTGATATATTGACTTCTGAACGAGTTTCAACCTGTTCAGAAGAAGACATAGAGAAAAATAAACTTAAATCCGATTTGAAGGATAAAAAATTTCGTTTAGAGGAAAGCATAGAATCTAAAAAACGCAGGTTGAATCTGCTTGATATGAGCTTAAGCTATGGCTTATATCCAACAGAGGCTGATCTGTCCGGATTGCAAGAGTTCTTCCCTGATGTGAATTTGAGAAAATTATATGAGGTGGAAGGATACCATAAAAAATTATCCACCATATTGGATGGGCAATTTGCTGCAGAGCATGAAAGCGTGCAACATGAGATAGAGAACCTTCAATCGCAAGTGGAGAGCGTTGAAGTTCAAATTAGAGAACTTGGAATGGTAGGCAATCTATCTAAGGAATTCCTTGATAGACATTCAGAGATTAAAGGGAAAATAGATGCACTCAAGACACAAAACAAAGCATATCTCACATTGACTGATCTTCAAGATGCTCGAAAAAAAGCGGACGATATGCTAAAAGGTGCAATCGAGACAATACTTGCAGACATAGAGCAGGCTATTAACGATAAGATGAAGGAGTATAATGATTCGCTATTTCTTGAACCACACAAGTGTCCGCATCTGCATTTTAATGAATATAACAGTTATCGTTTTGAAACACCGGATGATACCGGAACCGGCTCAAACTACAAAGGAATGGTGATATTTGATCTTGCGGTATTGAACCTAACAGCATTACCCGCAATAACTCATGACTCGCTGATTCTTAAGAACATAAGCGACGGTTCCATCGATGGCATTATGAAGATATACGCCAACAGTAAGAAACAAATTTTTATAGCTTTTGATAAACAGGATGCATATACACCGGAAACAAGGAAGATTGTATCGGATAATAAGATATTGAAACTATCAAATAACCATTGTGAGCTTTATGGTCAGTCATGGAATGTAGAGGAGGCTCAAAATGAAGACAAGTTATAA
- a CDS encoding DNA ligase — MSKMAEIDQTIKDLRDAAATINDAADWLYQQFSGVEEPEAPIKKQSEPKRKLKLKDVMPVLANLSRAGHTAEVRALLKKYGAAKLSLVDPANYEALLKNAEVIANGS; from the coding sequence ATGTCAAAGATGGCAGAAATAGATCAGACCATAAAAGACCTGCGGGATGCCGCTGCTACTATTAACGACGCAGCCGACTGGCTTTACCAGCAATTTTCAGGAGTAGAGGAACCCGAAGCACCTATTAAGAAACAGTCGGAGCCTAAGAGGAAGCTGAAACTTAAAGATGTAATGCCCGTTCTCGCAAATCTCTCCCGCGCCGGTCATACCGCAGAGGTACGCGCCCTGCTCAAGAAATACGGCGCCGCGAAGCTCTCGTTAGTCGATCCAGCAAACTATGAAGCCCTGCTTAAGAACGCGGAGGTAATTGCAAATGGCAGCTAA
- a CDS encoding helix-turn-helix domain-containing protein produces the protein MKTSYKKLWKLLIDRDMTKTQLREAAKISSSSLAKLGKDENVTTSVLAKICDVLNCDVSDIMEMIPDENTESEDKDNG, from the coding sequence ATGAAGACAAGTTATAAGAAATTATGGAAGCTGTTAATTGACAGGGATATGACGAAAACTCAGCTGCGAGAAGCCGCTAAGATTAGTTCGTCATCTCTTGCAAAACTTGGCAAGGACGAAAATGTAACCACAAGCGTTCTTGCAAAGATTTGTGATGTACTGAATTGTGATGTCTCCGACATTATGGAGATGATCCCTGATGAAAATACTGAAAGCGAGGATAAAGATAATGGCTGA
- a CDS encoding ABC-three component system middle component 7 yields MQLPNKLYSYENSTLDLIPKVLTELQYGSKKVKDLYSIIKPFLDDPTDFLVVMDCLYALRAVEINNNGEVYKCL; encoded by the coding sequence ATGCAATTACCAAATAAATTATATTCATATGAGAATAGCACCTTAGATTTGATACCAAAGGTGCTGACAGAACTACAATATGGGTCGAAAAAGGTAAAGGATTTATATAGCATAATTAAGCCTTTCCTTGATGATCCTACAGATTTTTTGGTTGTGATGGATTGTCTTTATGCCCTTCGAGCAGTTGAAATTAACAATAATGGGGAGGTCTATAAATGCTTATAG
- a CDS encoding ABC-three component system protein, whose translation MKIHEIMMNLDNRKAIDYEKVQDQMKSIYRRLKKANKSKLEIFTEISDKIHRVTLQDDIFCQIVVSYFIQSYEVF comes from the coding sequence CTGAAAATACATGAAATCATGATGAATCTGGACAATCGTAAAGCTATTGATTATGAAAAAGTTCAGGATCAGATGAAGTCAATTTACAGACGCCTTAAAAAGGCGAATAAGAGTAAATTGGAAATTTTCACTGAGATTTCAGATAAGATTCATCGCGTTACGCTTCAGGACGATATCTTCTGCCAGATTGTGGTTTCATACTTTATACAAAGTTACGAGGTGTTTTAA
- a CDS encoding helix-turn-helix domain-containing protein, giving the protein MLSENIQSIRKSKGLSQEELAIKLNVVRQTVSKWERGLSVPDSEMLITISDILETPVSALLGETYTETPGDDLKVISEKLEIINLQLARSKATKRKMLHWLFIILCMLIVITAAVLISRNSLYLSWDFNDPETAVVGTFLHAFEWFFFRLAPIALIGTVVGIVLTREKRK; this is encoded by the coding sequence ATGCTAAGCGAAAACATACAATCCATTAGAAAGTCAAAAGGGCTTTCGCAAGAAGAACTTGCAATTAAGCTAAATGTTGTGAGACAAACAGTATCCAAATGGGAACGAGGTTTATCGGTTCCGGATTCTGAAATGTTGATCACTATTTCAGATATTCTTGAAACACCGGTGAGTGCTTTACTCGGTGAGACTTACACTGAAACACCGGGCGATGATTTGAAAGTGATTTCTGAAAAATTGGAGATCATAAATCTGCAGCTGGCACGCAGTAAGGCTACTAAACGAAAAATGCTTCATTGGCTGTTTATTATATTGTGTATGCTCATTGTAATAACTGCTGCGGTTTTGATTTCACGTAATAGTCTCTACTTGAGTTGGGATTTCAATGATCCGGAAACTGCAGTAGTAGGAACGTTCCTTCATGCATTTGAATGGTTCTTTTTCAGATTAGCACCTATTGCGTTGATTGGAACTGTCGTCGGAATTGTTTTAACAAGAGAAAAAAGAAAATAG